One window from the genome of Armatimonadota bacterium encodes:
- a CDS encoding DUF1501 domain-containing protein, giving the protein MDPIREYELMMTRRELFGRTAMGVGSAALHTLLRGSGMGLALAAAEAFGQQGQPQFHMGKPRPGLPGMPNFAPKAKRVIMLFMNGGPSQLDLFDYKPKMNEEYDKDLPDHIRNGQRITTMTSGQARFPVAPSKFKFQKYDNQGEGLWVSELLPHTASIASELCVIKTMWTEAINHDPAVTYIQTGSQLPGRPSLGAWVSYGLGSMNEDLPTYVVLHSKVSSGKVDQALFARLWGTGFLPSEYQGVSLRSSGDPVLYLSDPNGVDRDTRRSMLDDVSKLNHLQLDHFGDPEIAARISQYEMAYRMQSSVPELMDLSHEPQEVFDLYGSDSKMPGTFAANCLLARRLAERGVRFIQIFHRGWDQHGNLANDLPSQCKDVDQASAALVKDLKRLGMLDDTLVVWGGEFGRTIYCQGPLSHENYGRDHHPRCFTRWMAGGGVKPGISYGHTDDYGYNIVDNDGKVINPSVDDFTPGAVHIHDMNATMLHLLGIDHTKLTYRYQGRDFRLTDVHGHVVQDLLA; this is encoded by the coding sequence ATGGACCCAATCCGCGAGTACGAATTGATGATGACCCGAAGGGAACTCTTCGGGCGGACGGCGATGGGCGTCGGCTCGGCGGCCCTGCACACGCTCCTGCGCGGAAGTGGAATGGGCTTGGCGCTGGCGGCGGCCGAGGCGTTTGGGCAACAAGGTCAACCGCAGTTCCACATGGGCAAGCCACGACCGGGTCTACCCGGCATGCCAAACTTTGCGCCGAAAGCCAAGCGCGTGATCATGCTGTTCATGAACGGCGGCCCGAGCCAGTTGGACCTCTTCGACTATAAGCCGAAGATGAACGAGGAGTACGACAAGGACCTTCCCGACCATATCCGCAACGGCCAACGCATTACGACGATGACCAGCGGACAGGCGCGTTTTCCAGTCGCTCCGTCGAAGTTTAAGTTCCAAAAGTATGACAATCAGGGCGAGGGTCTTTGGGTGTCGGAACTGTTGCCCCATACGGCGTCGATCGCGAGCGAACTGTGCGTGATCAAGACGATGTGGACCGAGGCGATCAACCACGATCCGGCGGTGACGTACATTCAGACGGGGAGTCAGCTTCCGGGTCGGCCCAGCCTCGGCGCGTGGGTGAGCTACGGCCTGGGGAGCATGAACGAGGACCTGCCGACCTACGTGGTGCTCCACAGCAAGGTGTCGAGCGGCAAGGTGGACCAGGCGCTGTTCGCGCGGCTGTGGGGAACTGGCTTCCTGCCGAGCGAGTATCAGGGCGTCAGCCTGCGGTCGTCGGGCGACCCGGTGCTGTACCTCAGCGACCCGAACGGGGTGGATCGCGACACGCGCCGGTCGATGCTCGACGATGTGTCGAAGTTGAACCACCTGCAGTTAGACCATTTTGGCGACCCGGAGATCGCCGCGCGCATCTCGCAGTACGAGATGGCGTACCGCATGCAGTCGAGCGTGCCCGAACTGATGGACCTTTCCCATGAGCCGCAGGAGGTCTTCGACCTGTACGGGTCCGACTCGAAGATGCCCGGCACGTTTGCCGCGAACTGCCTGCTGGCGCGGCGTTTGGCGGAGCGAGGCGTGCGGTTTATTCAGATTTTCCATCGCGGATGGGACCAGCACGGGAACCTGGCCAACGACCTTCCGTCGCAGTGTAAAGACGTGGATCAGGCGAGCGCCGCGTTGGTCAAAGACCTCAAGCGCCTGGGGATGCTGGACGACACGCTGGTGGTTTGGGGCGGCGAATTCGGGCGGACGATTTATTGTCAGGGGCCGCTTTCCCACGAGAATTACGGCCGCGACCACCACCCGCGATGCTTCACCCGCTGGATGGCGGGCGGCGGCGTCAAGCCGGGCATCTCGTACGGCCACACCGACGACTACGGCTACAACATTGTGGACAACGATGGAAAGGTCATCAATCCGTCGGTGGACGACTTCACGCCCGGCGCGGTGCATATCCACGATATGAACGCGACGATGCTTCATCTATTGGGCATCGATCACACGAAGCTGACGTACCGGTATCAGGGACGCGATTTCCGGCTGACGGACGTGCATGGCCACGTCGTGCAAGACTTGCTGGCGTAG